One region of Exiguobacterium acetylicum genomic DNA includes:
- the purF gene encoding amidophosphoribosyltransferase yields MLYDIKGLNEECGVFGIFGQPNAAQLAYYGLHSLQHRGQEGAGIVTSDGDDLFPHRGQGLVTEVFSEETLTNLKGHHAIGHVRYSTAGGNTLENTQPLHFKSRTGDLALAHNGNLVNADSLKHLLEAEGAIFQTTSDTEVVAHLVKRSKLDTLEDRIADSLARLVGAFAFLFLTEDTLFVAVDPHGLRPLSLGKTPDGGIVFASETCAFDIVGAEFIRDIEPGELVTITEHGMSSRQYMEPRERAMCSMEYIYFSRPDSIIDGVNVHTARKALGKKMYEEAPVEADVVTGVPDSSISAAIGYAEASGIPYEMGLIKNRYVGRTFIQPSQELRERGVKMKLSALRGVVQGKRVIMVDDSIVRGTTSRRIVGLLREAGATEVHVRITAPPITNPCYYGIDTSSKEELISARLMPEEIRQEIGADSLEFLTVPGMVDAIDRPFDGPLKGQCTACFTGEYPTPLGSLELEAKL; encoded by the coding sequence GTGTTATATGACATCAAAGGACTAAATGAGGAGTGTGGCGTCTTCGGGATCTTCGGACAACCGAATGCAGCGCAACTCGCCTATTACGGCTTGCACAGTTTGCAACACCGGGGACAGGAAGGGGCAGGCATCGTCACGAGTGACGGTGACGACCTCTTCCCGCACCGCGGGCAAGGACTCGTAACGGAAGTCTTTTCGGAAGAGACACTGACGAATCTGAAAGGACATCATGCAATCGGACATGTCCGGTATTCGACAGCAGGAGGAAACACGCTTGAGAATACTCAACCGCTTCATTTCAAATCGCGGACGGGAGATCTTGCTCTCGCGCATAACGGGAACCTCGTCAACGCCGATTCACTGAAGCATCTATTAGAAGCAGAAGGTGCCATCTTTCAGACGACGAGCGATACGGAAGTCGTCGCCCATCTCGTCAAACGCAGTAAGCTCGACACACTCGAAGACCGGATTGCCGACAGTCTCGCGCGTCTTGTCGGGGCGTTCGCTTTTCTTTTCTTAACGGAAGATACGTTATTCGTAGCGGTCGATCCACACGGACTGCGTCCACTGTCACTCGGGAAGACACCGGACGGCGGCATCGTATTTGCGTCAGAGACATGTGCCTTTGATATCGTCGGTGCGGAGTTCATTCGTGATATCGAGCCAGGGGAGCTCGTAACGATCACAGAACACGGCATGTCGTCTCGTCAATACATGGAACCACGTGAACGGGCGATGTGTTCGATGGAATACATCTACTTCTCACGTCCGGATTCAATCATTGATGGCGTCAACGTCCATACGGCTCGCAAAGCACTTGGGAAAAAGATGTATGAAGAAGCACCGGTCGAAGCAGACGTCGTTACCGGAGTGCCGGATTCAAGTATTTCGGCAGCGATCGGTTACGCGGAAGCGAGTGGAATTCCATATGAAATGGGATTGATCAAGAATCGGTATGTCGGACGAACGTTCATCCAGCCGTCACAGGAGTTACGGGAACGTGGGGTCAAAATGAAGTTGTCCGCGCTACGCGGCGTCGTACAAGGAAAGCGTGTCATCATGGTCGATGATTCAATCGTCCGGGGAACGACGAGTCGTCGCATCGTCGGTTTGTTACGTGAAGCGGGTGCGACGGAGGTGCACGTCCGCATCACGGCACCACCGATCACGAATCCATGTTATTACGGGATTGATACTTCGTCGAAGGAAGAACTGATCTCTGCTCGGTTGATGCCGGAAGAAATCCGTCAGGAAATCGGTGCGGATTCACTTGAATTCTTGACTGTACCGGGCATGGTCGATGCGATCGATCGCCCGTTCGATGGACCGTTAAAAGGACAATGTACCGCTTGCTTCACAGGAGAGTATCCGACACCGCTCGGTTCGCTCGAGTTAGAAGCTAAACTTTGA
- the purL gene encoding phosphoribosylformylglycinamidine synthase subunit PurL: MLKQQSEPTPELIQEQRVYATMGLSDTEYQMVVDLLGRQPNYTETGLFSVMWSEHCSYKTSKPVLRQFPTTGPRVLQGPGEGAGVVDIGDEQAVVFKIESHNHPSAVEPYQGAATGVGGIIRDIFSMGARPVALMNSLRFGHLGTPRVNQLFEQVVAGIAGYGNCVGIPTIGGEIGFDRSYEGNPLVNAMCIGLINHADIQKGQAKGVGNSVMYVGAATGRDGIHGATFASEDLGEDTEAKRPAVQVGDPFMEKLLIEACLEIVGHPALVGMQDMGAAGLTSSSAEMASKAGMGIEMHLDDVPQRETGMTAYEMMLSESQERMLLVVKRGREAEIEAIVSKWGLHAVHVGEVIEEKVLRLIHHGDIVAEVPVDALAEEAPVYEKPSRVPAYYEEFQAMEETLPVVEDVVETWRALLRQPTIASKRWVYDQYDHMVQTSTVVAPGSDAAVIRVRGTNKALAMTTDCNSRFVYLDPYVGGQIAVAEAARNIVASGATPLAITDCLNFGNPDKPEGFWQLQQATAGMAEACRVLETPVIGGNVSLYNESAGQAVHPTPVVGMVGLHEQTEWITTQHVKQAGDQIYLLGETTAEFGGSELQYMQFGKSFGRAPQIDLAVEHARLQLLQQAVQAGEVNAMHDVSEGGLAIALAEMTFGTNLGLTVQFDGPTLHLFSESQSRFIVTVPQAHVTAFEQRTGAQAIGVVTNDELLVIETAETRIEADRSTLQGDWEGAIACYMTSKD; the protein is encoded by the coding sequence ATGCTAAAACAACAGTCTGAACCAACACCAGAATTGATTCAAGAGCAACGCGTCTATGCCACGATGGGCTTGAGTGATACGGAATACCAGATGGTCGTCGATTTACTTGGACGCCAACCGAACTATACGGAAACAGGATTGTTCTCGGTCATGTGGTCCGAGCATTGTTCATACAAGACATCTAAACCCGTCCTCCGTCAATTCCCGACGACTGGACCACGTGTTTTACAAGGACCAGGGGAAGGGGCAGGTGTCGTTGATATCGGGGATGAGCAGGCAGTCGTCTTTAAGATCGAAAGCCACAATCATCCATCCGCTGTTGAACCGTACCAAGGGGCTGCGACAGGCGTCGGCGGAATCATTCGTGACATCTTCTCGATGGGCGCACGACCAGTTGCACTTATGAACTCGCTCCGCTTCGGGCATCTCGGTACACCACGTGTCAATCAACTGTTCGAACAAGTCGTCGCCGGGATCGCCGGTTACGGCAACTGTGTCGGGATCCCAACGATCGGTGGCGAAATCGGATTTGATCGCTCATATGAAGGCAATCCGCTTGTCAACGCGATGTGTATCGGTTTGATCAACCATGCCGATATTCAAAAAGGTCAGGCAAAAGGTGTCGGCAACTCGGTCATGTACGTCGGTGCAGCTACTGGACGCGACGGGATCCATGGTGCGACGTTTGCCTCGGAGGATCTCGGAGAGGATACGGAAGCAAAACGTCCGGCTGTTCAAGTCGGTGATCCATTCATGGAGAAGCTATTGATTGAAGCGTGTCTTGAAATCGTCGGGCACCCGGCACTCGTCGGAATGCAGGACATGGGTGCTGCCGGACTGACATCGTCTTCAGCAGAGATGGCTTCAAAAGCCGGTATGGGCATCGAGATGCACCTCGATGACGTCCCGCAACGAGAGACAGGGATGACTGCTTACGAAATGATGCTCTCGGAATCACAAGAGCGGATGTTACTTGTCGTCAAGCGTGGTCGCGAAGCAGAGATCGAAGCAATCGTCAGCAAATGGGGACTCCATGCCGTTCACGTCGGAGAAGTCATTGAAGAGAAAGTCTTACGGTTGATTCATCACGGAGATATCGTGGCAGAAGTTCCGGTTGATGCGTTAGCAGAAGAAGCACCAGTCTACGAAAAACCATCCCGCGTTCCTGCGTATTATGAAGAATTCCAAGCGATGGAAGAGACACTTCCAGTCGTCGAAGATGTCGTTGAGACATGGCGGGCGTTACTCCGTCAGCCGACGATCGCTTCAAAACGCTGGGTCTACGATCAGTACGATCATATGGTCCAGACATCGACCGTCGTTGCACCAGGATCAGACGCAGCCGTCATTCGTGTCCGCGGCACGAACAAAGCGCTCGCGATGACGACCGACTGTAACAGCCGTTTCGTCTACTTGGATCCATATGTCGGTGGACAGATTGCGGTTGCAGAAGCAGCACGTAATATCGTCGCGAGTGGGGCGACACCACTCGCCATCACGGATTGTCTGAACTTCGGAAATCCGGATAAACCAGAAGGCTTCTGGCAGTTGCAGCAAGCAACAGCCGGTATGGCCGAAGCATGTCGCGTCCTTGAGACACCTGTCATCGGTGGAAACGTCTCACTCTACAACGAGTCAGCCGGTCAAGCGGTTCACCCGACACCGGTCGTCGGAATGGTTGGCTTACACGAGCAAACCGAATGGATCACGACGCAACACGTCAAACAAGCTGGTGACCAGATCTATCTATTAGGAGAAACAACAGCCGAGTTTGGTGGTAGTGAGCTTCAATATATGCAATTTGGTAAATCATTCGGTCGCGCACCACAGATTGATTTAGCCGTCGAACACGCACGCTTACAATTGTTACAGCAGGCAGTACAAGCAGGTGAAGTCAATGCGATGCATGATGTATCAGAAGGTGGTCTCGCAATCGCTCTCGCTGAGATGACGTTTGGGACGAACCTCGGGTTGACGGTTCAGTTTGACGGACCAACGTTACACCTGTTCAGCGAATCGCAATCACGCTTCATCGTCACTGTGCCACAAGCGCACGTCACAGCATTCGAACAACGGACTGGTGCTCAAGCGATCGGTGTCGTTACGAACGATGAGCTTCTCGTCATCGAAACGGCAGAGACACGGATCGAAGCAGACCGTTCGACCTTACAGGGAGACTGGGAAGGAGCAATCGCGTGTTATATGACATCAAAGGACTAA
- the purN gene encoding phosphoribosylglycinamide formyltransferase — protein MRIACFASGSGSNVEALFEAIEAGTLHASIELIVCDQPDAAVIERAKRRGCDVFVFRAKDYPNKPSFEREIIARLEAKGVERIILAGYMRLIGEELLGRYAGRIVNIHPSLLPAFPGKDAIGQAFRGGVKITGVTIHIVDEGMDTGPIMAQEAVRITEEMTRETLQQAIQRVEHRLYPQVIEEWMKEEANV, from the coding sequence ATGAGGATCGCCTGTTTTGCATCAGGAAGCGGTAGTAATGTCGAAGCACTTTTTGAAGCAATCGAGGCAGGAACGTTACATGCCTCGATCGAACTGATCGTCTGCGATCAACCGGACGCAGCAGTCATTGAACGGGCGAAACGACGTGGATGCGACGTCTTCGTCTTTCGGGCGAAGGACTATCCGAATAAACCGAGTTTTGAGCGGGAGATCATTGCCCGTCTTGAAGCGAAAGGCGTCGAACGGATCATTCTCGCCGGCTACATGCGATTGATTGGGGAAGAGTTGCTCGGACGATACGCAGGGCGGATCGTCAACATCCACCCGTCACTACTTCCGGCCTTCCCGGGAAAAGATGCGATCGGACAAGCATTTCGTGGCGGAGTTAAAATCACAGGTGTTACAATTCATATAGTCGATGAAGGAATGGACACAGGACCAATCATGGCTCAAGAAGCCGTCCGGATTACAGAAGAGATGACGCGTGAAACATTGCAACAAGCGATTCAGCGTGTCGAACATAGACTGTATCCGCAAGTCATCGAAGAGTGGATGAAAGAGGAGGCAAACGTATGA
- the purM gene encoding phosphoribosylformylglycinamidine cyclo-ligase: MSKHYEAAGVSLTAGYESVTRMKKHVARSMRKEVLTGLGSFGAMFDLSQLQLKEPVLVSGTDGVGTKLKLAFALEQHDTIGIDCVAMCVNDIIVQGAEPLYFLDYIALGQAIPAKIERIVAGVAEGCVQAGCTLIGGETAEMPGMYADGEYDIAGFAVGAVEKQKLITGDNVAAGDVILGLASSGVHSNGFSLVRKIVADSGLRYEDEVMMLGHTLGNALLMPTRIYVEAVKAALETEKIQAMVHITGGGFYENVPRVLPEGLGASFDPKKWPTLPVFDWLEQAGDLPRHDMYNVFNMGIGFMLIVKPEDVAEVTARLARENETAYVIGQVTDQEGVRIQGVDA; this comes from the coding sequence ATGAGCAAACATTACGAAGCAGCAGGTGTGAGTCTGACAGCAGGATATGAGTCAGTCACGCGAATGAAAAAACACGTCGCCCGTTCGATGCGTAAAGAAGTATTGACGGGACTCGGTAGCTTTGGTGCGATGTTCGACCTCAGCCAATTGCAGTTGAAAGAACCGGTTCTTGTCAGTGGGACAGATGGTGTCGGTACGAAACTCAAGCTCGCTTTCGCACTGGAACAACACGATACGATCGGAATCGACTGTGTCGCGATGTGTGTGAACGATATCATCGTCCAAGGCGCGGAACCACTTTATTTCCTTGATTATATCGCGCTCGGTCAGGCGATTCCTGCGAAGATCGAACGGATCGTCGCAGGTGTCGCAGAAGGTTGCGTCCAGGCGGGATGTACGTTAATCGGCGGCGAAACAGCGGAAATGCCAGGGATGTATGCGGACGGCGAATATGATATCGCCGGGTTCGCCGTCGGTGCCGTCGAGAAACAAAAATTGATCACAGGTGATAACGTCGCAGCTGGAGATGTCATTCTCGGTCTCGCTTCGTCCGGCGTCCATTCGAACGGGTTCTCACTCGTCCGTAAAATCGTCGCTGACAGCGGTCTCCGCTACGAAGATGAAGTCATGATGCTCGGTCATACGCTCGGAAATGCGCTTCTCATGCCAACACGTATCTACGTCGAAGCGGTCAAAGCAGCCCTTGAGACGGAAAAGATTCAAGCGATGGTCCATATTACGGGTGGTGGTTTCTACGAGAACGTACCACGCGTCTTACCAGAAGGTCTTGGCGCATCGTTCGACCCGAAAAAGTGGCCGACTTTACCAGTCTTCGACTGGCTCGAGCAAGCGGGTGATTTGCCACGACATGATATGTATAATGTCTTCAATATGGGCATTGGTTTCATGTTGATCGTCAAACCGGAAGATGTCGCGGAAGTGACAGCACGCCTCGCTCGTGAAAATGAGACGGCGTACGTGATTGGTCAGGTGACCGATCAAGAAGGTGTCCGGATTCAAGGAGTCGACGCATGA